A window of Epinephelus fuscoguttatus linkage group LG24, E.fuscoguttatus.final_Chr_v1 contains these coding sequences:
- the LOC125884823 gene encoding cytochrome b-245 heavy chain, with product MGNFAANEGLSVFVILVWLGINAYLFVEFYRRFLVERWFYTRVLLGQALPWARAPAACLNFNCMLILLPVCRNLLSFLRGTIQCCSRTAARQLDRNLTFHKLVAYMIAFHTAVHIVAHLFNFEFFMDAQLNRNSSWLPFVLSEIGTNDNAAFLNPIRSNKTNPTIVMFTTIAGLTGVAITLALILIITSSMEVIRRSYFEVFWYTHHLFVIFFIGLVFHGAGRIVRGQTANSLNTSDPQVCASQFNNWGKNGSKCAIPEFAGNPPGTWKWVVAPMFLYVCERIIRIYRSHQKVVITKVVMHPSKTLELQMKKKGFHMEVGQYVFIQCPSVSRLEWHPFTLTSAPEEDYFSAHIRIVGDWTQELYEACGGDKTEPQEAWKMPKVAIDGPFGTASEDVFRYEVVMLVGAGIGVTPFASILKSVWYKRIQNNQDVFTKKIYFYWLCPETQAFEWFADLLQSLEGQMAEKGVTDFLSYNIYLTRWKETEAAHFRVHHEAENDPITGLKQKTLYGKPNWDNEFTNIASKHPGTKVGVFLCGPPQLGKSLEKQCLSHSEADVKFIFNKENF from the exons TTGGTGTGGCTCGGGATCAACGCCTACCTGTTTGTAGAATTCTACAGGCGCTTCCTGGTGGAGAGATGGTTTTACACCAGGGTCCTGCTCGGG CAAGCTCTGCCCTGGGCCCGAGCTCCGGCTGCCTGCCTCAACTTCAACTGTATGCTCATCCTGCTGCCGGTTTGCAGAaacctcctttccttcctccgAGGCACCATCCag TGCTGCAGCCGCACAGCTGCTCGCCAACTGGATCGAAACCTGACTTTTCACAAGCTGGTGGCGTACATGATCGCCTTCCATACAG CTGTGCACATCGTCGCCCACTTGTTCAACTTCGAGTTTTTCATGGACGCCCAGCTGAATCGAAACAGCAGCTGGCTACCCTTCGTCCTGTCCGAAATCGGCACCAATGACAACGCCGCCTTCCTGAACCCCATCAGGTCCAACAAGACG AACCCTACCATCGTCATGTTCACCACCATCGCCGGGCTGACCGGCGTGGCCATCACGCTGgccctcatcctcatcatcacttCATCCATGGAGGTCATCCGCAGGTCCTACTTCGAGGTGTTCTGGTACACCCACCATCTCTTCGTCATCTTCTTTATCGGGCTGGTGTTCCACGGGGCTGG GCGGATTGTGCGAGGACAGACAGCCAATAGCCTGAATACAAGTGACCCCCAGGTTTGCGCCAGCCAGTTTAACAACTGGGGAAAGAACGGGTCCAAATGTGCCATCCCAGAGTTTGCTGGAAACCCACCAGGG ACGTGGAAGTGGGTGGTGGCCCCGATGTTCCtctatgtgtgtgagaggatcATCCGCATTTATCGATCCCACCAGAAAGTGGTCATCACCAAG GTGGTGATGCACCCCTCCAAGACTCTGGAGCTGCAGATGAAGAAGAAAGGTTTCCACATGGAGGTGGGTCAGTACGTCTTCATCCAGTGTCCGTCCGTCTCCAGGCTGGAGTGGCACCCGTTCACCCTGACCTCCGCGCCCGAGGAGGACTACTTCAGCGCCCACATCCGTATCGTTGGAGACTGGACCCAGGAGCTGTACGAGGCCTGTGGAGGAGACAAAACGGAGCCTCAGGAGGCCTGGAAAATGCCCAA GGTGGCCATAGACGGGCCGTTCGGTACGGCCAGTGAGGACGTGTTTCGTTACGAGGTGGTGATGCTGGTGGGCGCGGGAATCGGCGTGACTCCCTTCGCCTCCATCCTCAAGTCTGTGTGGTACAAACGCATCCAGAACAACCAGGATGTCTTCACCAAGAAG ATCTACTTCTACTGGCTGTGCCCGGAGACGCAGGCCTTCGAGTGGTTCGCCGACCTGCTGCAGTCTCTGGAGGGTCAGATGGCGGAGAAGGGCGTGACCGACTTCCTCAGCTACAACATCTACCTCACCCGCTGGAAGGAGACCGAG GCGGCGCACTTCCGTGTTCACCACGAGGCTGAGAACGACCCAATCACAGGGCTCAAACAGAAGACGCTGTACGGGAAACCCAACTGGGACAACGAGTTCACCAACATCGCTTCAAAGCACCCGGG CACCAAAGTGGGCGTGTTCCTGTGCGGCCCACCTCAGCTGGGGAAATCTCTGGAGAAACAgtgtctgtctcactctgaGGCTGACGTCAAGTTCATCTTCAACAAGGAGAACTTCTAA